One segment of Candidatus Omnitrophota bacterium DNA contains the following:
- the rsmI gene encoding 16S rRNA (cytidine(1402)-2'-O)-methyltransferase, which translates to MLYLVATPIGNLEDITLRAIRILREVDLVLCEDTRKTGFLLKHLGLKKKLVSFFEHSEVKKMPWVIDELSQGKNIALVSSAGTPTISDPGYKLVRECRRLSLAVSSAPGASSVINALSLTSIPHEKFIFLGYIPKKKNQCKQLFDSVKDWGLAVVFLESPYRLIKSLEIVKEVFGDRKVAVAREMTKKFEEVKEAEAKELLVYFSNKKPKGEMVLIVAAA; encoded by the coding sequence ATGCTATACTTAGTTGCAACCCCGATAGGGAACCTAGAGGATATTACTTTAAGAGCTATACGTATTTTAAGGGAAGTGGACTTAGTGCTCTGCGAGGACACCCGAAAGACTGGGTTTTTGCTTAAACATTTAGGATTAAAGAAAAAGCTGGTTAGTTTTTTTGAACACAGCGAAGTAAAAAAAATGCCCTGGGTTATCGATGAATTAAGCCAGGGTAAAAATATAGCTCTTGTGTCTTCAGCTGGCACGCCGACTATTTCTGATCCGGGATATAAATTGGTGAGAGAGTGCCGAAGACTTTCTTTAGCGGTCAGTTCAGCGCCGGGGGCATCAAGTGTTATTAATGCGCTTAGTTTAACTTCGATACCTCATGAAAAGTTTATTTTTTTAGGCTATATCCCTAAGAAAAAGAATCAATGTAAACAATTGTTTGATAGCGTGAAAGATTGGGGCTTGGCTGTTGTTTTTCTTGAGTCGCCCTACCGATTAATTAAATCTCTAGAGATAGTTAAAGAGGTCTTTGGGGATAGAAAAGTTGCTGTTGCTCGCGAGATGACCAAGAAATTTGAGGAAGTTAAAGAAGCAGAAGCAAAAGAGCTTTTAGTCTACTTTTCTAATAAGAAGCCGAAGGGCGAGATGGTTTTAATTGTCGCGGCGGCTTAA
- the glmS gene encoding glutamine--fructose-6-phosphate transaminase (isomerizing) — protein MCGIFGYVGGGLKFSSLINGLSRLEYRGYDSCGIASLSGNKLFLKKRAGKIQQLKDDLKNCQKAKSSLALLHTRWATHGEPNKSNAHPHADCHREIVVAHNGIIENFLELKQSLLRKGHKFTSQTDSEVIAHLIEEFYKDSLFKATQKAVKELRGSFALGVISTKEPDKIVAVRFQSPLIIGSGAKGNFLASDIPALLAFAKEAAHLKDQQMAVIDSQKATVFSSKIRPATFSLGQPAALSKITIKTQEAEKNGYEHFMLKEINEQPAVLRKIISSYIKKDTICFPDLGISKEYLRKTRKVYVAACGTAYHAGYVAKYFIEKHCRIPVEIDTSSEFRYRSLTSGKGDLLIAVSQSGETADTLAATREAKKRGAKVLTICNVLGSSLSKEGDATIATLAGPEIGVASTKAYTAQIFCLYLFGLYLGKQKTSLRPGDFRRLLKELAKVPACQKRILANSSRVKKIAKKFSKFGSFLFLGRGVNFPSALEGALKLKEISYIPAEGYPAGEMKHGPIALIDEYRAVVCIATQDELYEKMFSNVQEIKARKGKVLAILNPKDKEVSTLSDAVIYVPNISQEASPLLVAVALQLFAYFVAKNLNCEIDQPRNLAKSVTVE, from the coding sequence ATGTGCGGAATTTTTGGCTATGTCGGGGGAGGGTTAAAATTCTCTTCGTTAATTAACGGCTTATCTAGGCTGGAATACCGTGGCTATGATTCTTGCGGAATCGCTAGTTTAAGCGGCAATAAACTTTTTTTAAAAAAACGAGCTGGCAAGATCCAACAGTTAAAAGATGATTTAAAAAACTGTCAAAAAGCCAAAAGTTCCTTAGCTCTTCTTCATACTCGCTGGGCAACCCATGGCGAGCCTAATAAATCCAATGCTCATCCTCATGCTGATTGCCACCGAGAAATAGTTGTGGCCCATAACGGAATAATCGAAAATTTCCTAGAATTAAAACAAAGTCTTTTAAGGAAAGGACATAAGTTTACCAGCCAGACCGACAGCGAAGTTATTGCCCATCTTATCGAGGAATTTTACAAAGATTCTTTGTTTAAGGCTACTCAAAAGGCAGTGAAAGAATTAAGAGGTTCATTCGCACTCGGGGTTATATCAACTAAAGAGCCAGATAAAATTGTAGCCGTGAGGTTTCAGAGTCCGTTAATTATTGGTTCAGGGGCCAAGGGGAATTTTTTAGCTTCGGACATACCGGCACTTTTAGCCTTTGCTAAGGAAGCAGCCCACCTTAAAGATCAGCAAATGGCAGTTATCGATTCTCAGAAAGCAACAGTTTTTAGTTCTAAAATTAGGCCAGCTACTTTTAGCTTAGGTCAGCCAGCTGCCCTCAGCAAGATTACTATTAAAACCCAAGAGGCTGAGAAAAATGGCTATGAACATTTTATGCTTAAGGAGATTAATGAACAGCCAGCAGTTTTAAGAAAAATAATTTCTTCATATATCAAAAAAGATACAATCTGCTTTCCGGATCTCGGAATTAGCAAAGAATATTTACGAAAAACAAGGAAGGTTTATGTAGCCGCCTGCGGTACGGCCTATCATGCTGGTTATGTAGCTAAGTATTTTATAGAAAAACACTGTCGCATCCCGGTCGAGATAGATACTTCTTCAGAATTTCGTTATCGCTCTCTCACTTCAGGCAAGGGGGATTTGCTTATAGCGGTTTCTCAATCCGGCGAAACAGCAGATACCTTGGCGGCGACAAGAGAGGCAAAAAAAAGAGGGGCTAAGGTATTAACTATTTGTAATGTTTTAGGGTCAAGTCTTTCTAAGGAGGGAGATGCTACAATCGCAACTTTGGCTGGTCCGGAAATCGGCGTTGCCTCAACCAAAGCCTATACCGCCCAAATTTTTTGTTTATATTTATTCGGTCTTTATTTAGGCAAGCAAAAGACCAGCTTAAGGCCGGGTGATTTCCGACGTCTGTTGAAAGAGTTAGCCAAAGTTCCTGCTTGTCAGAAAAGGATTTTAGCTAACAGTTCAAGGGTTAAAAAAATAGCCAAGAAGTTTTCTAAGTTCGGCTCATTTTTATTCTTGGGACGTGGGGTGAATTTTCCTTCAGCCTTAGAAGGCGCCCTAAAACTAAAAGAAATTTCCTATATTCCGGCCGAAGGATATCCGGCTGGGGAAATGAAGCACGGACCAATTGCCTTGATTGATGAGTACCGAGCAGTTGTTTGCATTGCTACACAAGATGAGCTTTATGAGAAGATGTTTTCCAATGTTCAGGAGATAAAGGCCCGCAAGGGGAAAGTCTTAGCAATCCTTAACCCCAAAGATAAAGAGGTGTCTACTTTGAGTGATGCGGTTATTTATGTTCCCAACATCAGCCAAGAAGCAAGCCCACTTTTGGTGGCTGTTGCCTTGCAGCTTTTTGCTTATTTTGTTGCTAAAAACTTAAACTGCGAAATAGATCAGCCGCGCAATTTAGCTAAGTCAGTCACAGTAGAATAG
- a CDS encoding dihydroorotase, whose protein sequence is MGSKSILIKGGQVIDPSRDSSQVKDILIEDGVVKEVSNSISSSAEIVIEAKGKIVMPGLVDMHVHLREPGREDKETVLSGTQAALSGGVTSVLAMANTDPATDSVEHLAVLNKIIRQTAVADVFVAAAMTKAREGWEITDFSALRKRGAIAVSDDGSSVDDPVVMKKILKAAKKENLLVICHCEDISLSRGGSVNLGFTSTRLGLRGISRESEYQRVARDIELAKEIGARIHIAHVSCRESVEIIAKAKKEGVAVTAETAPHYFVLTDQATRSFDTNMKMNPPLRSAEDVESIRLGLSDGTIDVIASDHAPHTANEKDIEFDRAAFGVIGLETELAVAITELVHSGALSWLDLAKKLSYNPAKIIGIDKGTLRVGASADIIVVSPDQQWLVAKENFRSKSKNSCFLNKKLKGAVEYTIYRGQLVYQR, encoded by the coding sequence ATGGGAAGTAAAAGTATTTTAATCAAAGGCGGACAGGTTATTGATCCTTCGAGGGATTCTAGCCAGGTGAAGGATATTTTAATTGAAGACGGGGTTGTTAAAGAGGTTTCAAACTCAATATCAAGTTCCGCTGAAATCGTGATTGAAGCCAAAGGTAAAATCGTTATGCCGGGCTTGGTAGACATGCATGTGCATTTGCGTGAGCCCGGACGCGAAGATAAAGAAACTGTGCTTTCAGGAACACAAGCTGCGCTAAGCGGCGGAGTAACTTCAGTTTTGGCTATGGCCAATACGGATCCGGCGACAGATTCAGTTGAGCATTTAGCAGTGCTTAATAAAATTATTAGACAAACCGCAGTAGCAGATGTTTTTGTCGCTGCAGCGATGACCAAAGCAAGAGAAGGCTGGGAAATTACTGATTTTTCGGCCCTGAGAAAAAGAGGAGCGATTGCGGTTAGCGATGATGGTTCTTCGGTTGACGATCCGGTTGTGATGAAGAAAATACTCAAGGCGGCAAAGAAAGAAAATCTTTTAGTAATCTGTCACTGTGAGGACATATCGCTTTCAAGGGGTGGGTCAGTAAATTTAGGCTTTACTTCAACCCGTCTGGGCTTACGAGGAATTTCTCGAGAATCAGAATACCAGAGAGTCGCCAGGGATATTGAATTGGCTAAAGAAATCGGAGCGAGAATCCATATTGCCCATGTGAGTTGTCGCGAGTCAGTAGAAATTATTGCTAAGGCCAAGAAGGAGGGGGTGGCGGTCACCGCTGAAACTGCGCCGCACTATTTTGTTTTAACCGACCAAGCAACCCGTTCTTTCGATACAAACATGAAGATGAATCCACCATTACGCAGCGCAGAAGATGTGGAAAGTATTAGGCTAGGTCTAAGCGACGGGACAATAGATGTTATTGCTTCTGATCATGCTCCGCACACGGCCAATGAAAAGGATATTGAGTTTGATCGTGCCGCTTTCGGGGTGATCGGGCTTGAAACCGAATTGGCAGTGGCCATTACTGAATTAGTGCATAGCGGTGCATTAAGTTGGCTTGATTTAGCTAAAAAATTATCTTATAATCCGGCTAAAATTATTGGTATTGATAAAGGCACTTTGAGGGTTGGGGCATCTGCTGATATAATTGTGGTTTCTCCGGATCAACAGTGGTTAGTGGCTAAAGAAAATTTTAGGTCTAAGTCTAAAAATTCCTGTTTTCTTAACAAGAAGCTAAAAGGAGCTGTTGAATATACGATTTATCGTGGACAGCTGGTTTATCAAAGATGA
- a CDS encoding deoxyuridine 5'-triphosphate nucleotidohydrolase — translation MLNKKEIAQLIEKEKLIEEYIDLDKQLTPNGFDLSVSKIFEFSSPGALDFSNKERLIPKTKERAPKKLNSEDKFGWWNLEKGAYKVRTNEVVNLPNDLTALAFSRTSVLRLGAFTQHGVWDAGFKGKGEFILVVENSQGIKIKQNARLAQLVFFKVDETESYEGIYKHLK, via the coding sequence ATGTTAAATAAAAAAGAGATAGCACAACTTATCGAGAAGGAAAAATTAATTGAAGAATATATCGATCTTGATAAGCAGTTAACCCCTAATGGATTTGACTTGTCAGTCAGTAAAATTTTTGAGTTTAGCTCCCCCGGGGCGTTAGATTTTTCTAATAAAGAGCGCTTGATTCCGAAAACAAAAGAGAGGGCGCCTAAGAAGCTGAATTCTGAAGATAAGTTCGGTTGGTGGAATTTGGAAAAAGGCGCATACAAAGTAAGAACCAATGAGGTAGTTAATTTGCCGAATGATTTAACTGCTCTTGCTTTTAGCCGGACATCAGTTTTACGCTTAGGAGCATTTACTCAACATGGAGTTTGGGATGCTGGATTCAAGGGCAAGGGGGAATTTATCTTGGTGGTTGAAAATTCTCAAGGGATAAAAATAAAACAAAATGCACGTCTAGCCCAACTGGTATTTTTTAAAGTAGATGAAACCGAAAGTTACGAAGGGATTTATAAACATTTAAAATGA
- the rsgA gene encoding ribosome small subunit-dependent GTPase A: protein MKKNIKKINLEDIGYGEFFENNRKSKKNNSFTPARIIAEHKELYILKNEISELSAKITGKMIFTASTREDYPTVGDWVLITILDKERALIHEILPRKTALMRKSANGSGKHLIASNIDVALIIQSPDRDYSLNRFERYAALAESENIKPIITLNKVDLLSKDELDTKIIEIKKRFKNIDIYTTSTITKEGIIDLKNSIKKGLTYCFLGSSGVGKSSIINIILGKNLIKTAKISSYSNRGKHITTHRELFILEDGGVLIDNPGMREIGILDSKTGIKSVFSEIYQLSKKCKFSDCCHINEPECAVLKAVSSGSLDKSKYDNYIKLVKENEHNTMTALEKREKDRKFGHFIKTAKKQMKKYKS from the coding sequence ATGAAAAAAAACATTAAAAAGATTAACTTAGAAGATATCGGTTATGGTGAATTTTTTGAAAATAATCGAAAAAGCAAAAAAAACAATAGCTTCACTCCTGCCCGAATTATCGCAGAACATAAAGAGTTGTATATTTTAAAAAATGAAATATCCGAATTATCAGCAAAAATAACCGGCAAAATGATCTTTACAGCTTCGACACGGGAGGATTACCCAACAGTTGGAGACTGGGTTCTCATAACAATTCTTGATAAAGAACGAGCCCTTATCCACGAAATACTCCCTAGAAAAACAGCCCTAATGAGAAAATCTGCCAATGGTTCGGGCAAACACCTAATTGCTTCAAATATTGATGTTGCCTTGATTATTCAATCGCCGGATAGAGATTACAGTTTAAATCGATTTGAAAGATACGCTGCGCTTGCAGAATCAGAAAACATAAAACCAATAATAACCCTAAATAAAGTTGATTTATTATCGAAAGATGAATTAGATACAAAAATAATTGAGATAAAAAAACGATTCAAAAACATTGATATTTATACAACGAGCACTATCACAAAAGAAGGTATCATTGATCTAAAAAACAGCATAAAAAAAGGATTAACCTACTGTTTTCTAGGCTCTTCTGGTGTAGGGAAATCATCTATTATAAATATCATTTTAGGTAAAAATTTGATTAAAACTGCTAAGATAAGCTCCTATTCAAATAGAGGCAAACATATTACTACACATAGAGAATTATTCATATTAGAAGATGGTGGTGTCTTAATTGATAACCCCGGAATGCGTGAAATTGGGATATTGGATTCAAAAACAGGAATAAAAAGTGTTTTCTCTGAAATATATCAACTATCAAAGAAGTGTAAATTTTCAGATTGCTGCCACATTAATGAACCGGAATGTGCCGTCCTGAAAGCTGTATCTTCCGGTAGCTTGGATAAAAGTAAATATGACAACTATATCAAGCTAGTAAAAGAAAACGAGCACAATACTATGACTGCGCTAGAAAAAAGAGAAAAGGATCGCAAATTTGGACACTTTATTAAAACGGCAAAAAAACAAATGAAAAAATATAAATCATAA
- the pyrR gene encoding bifunctional pyr operon transcriptional regulator/uracil phosphoribosyltransferase PyrR → MSNSKENKKILSSDDVRRVIQRLTHQILEKNDQAHDLVLIGIQTRGVHLAKRVQTAIKDINGREIPLGALGITFYRDDLTTIGPSPVVKGTKINFDLKNKRIILIDDVLFTGRTIRAALNEIMDFGRPKSVELLVLVDRGHRELPIRADFVGKNIPTSMQESVEVRMVEIDGVDEVIIKNKN, encoded by the coding sequence ATGAGTAATTCGAAAGAAAACAAGAAAATCCTTTCCAGTGATGATGTCCGAAGGGTTATCCAGCGGCTTACTCACCAGATTTTAGAGAAAAACGACCAAGCACATGATTTGGTGCTTATCGGCATCCAGACCCGAGGGGTTCATTTAGCTAAAAGAGTCCAAACTGCGATCAAAGATATAAATGGCAGAGAAATCCCCCTAGGCGCTTTGGGGATTACTTTTTATCGCGATGATTTAACTACCATTGGACCAAGTCCGGTGGTCAAAGGAACGAAGATAAATTTTGATTTAAAGAATAAACGGATAATTTTGATTGATGACGTTTTGTTCACCGGGAGAACAATTCGGGCAGCCTTGAATGAAATTATGGATTTCGGCCGGCCCAAGAGCGTTGAGCTTTTAGTTTTAGTTGATCGCGGTCACCGGGAGTTACCGATCCGGGCAGATTTCGTTGGGAAAAATATACCGACCTCCATGCAAGAGTCGGTAGAGGTGAGGATGGTTGAGATCGACGGCGTTGATGAGGTAATTATAAAAAATAAAAACTAA
- a CDS encoding aspartate carbamoyltransferase catalytic subunit: protein MRWQRKDLLGLEELSKEEIEQILITAESFKEVTTREIKKVPALRGKTVVNLFYEPSTRTRVSFEVAAKRLSADVINISTESSSVKKGETLIDTGRNIEALKADIIIVRHDSSGAAAMLARHVNANIVNAGDGWHEHPTQALLDLFTLKEKRGKIEGLKVSIIGDIAHSRVARSNIWGLTKLGAKVTLCAPELLIPPGVEETGVKVTHDIEEALFGADAINVLRMQFERDKKGAFPKALEYFKTFGITEERLKKAKKDIVVMHPGPINRGIEISSEVADGPNSVILDQVTNGIAVRMAVLFLISQVKDGK, encoded by the coding sequence ATGCGTTGGCAAAGAAAAGATTTGTTAGGTTTGGAAGAATTAAGCAAAGAAGAGATTGAGCAGATTTTAATTACCGCCGAATCATTCAAGGAAGTTACCACTCGAGAGATTAAAAAAGTTCCGGCCCTCCGCGGCAAAACCGTGGTTAACTTATTTTATGAGCCTTCAACTAGGACTAGGGTGTCTTTTGAAGTTGCTGCGAAGCGACTTTCTGCTGACGTAATTAATATTTCGACTGAATCCTCAAGCGTTAAAAAGGGCGAAACCCTAATTGATACCGGTAGAAACATTGAAGCCTTAAAGGCTGATATAATTATTGTAAGGCATGATTCGTCAGGGGCTGCAGCGATGCTGGCCCGTCATGTTAATGCGAATATAGTTAACGCCGGTGATGGCTGGCATGAACATCCCACCCAAGCCTTATTAGATCTATTTACCTTGAAAGAGAAACGAGGAAAAATTGAAGGTTTAAAGGTGAGTATTATCGGCGACATAGCTCATTCTCGGGTAGCACGTTCAAATATTTGGGGCTTAACTAAACTTGGAGCTAAAGTTACTTTATGTGCGCCAGAGTTGTTGATTCCACCGGGGGTGGAAGAAACCGGAGTTAAAGTTACCCACGACATCGAAGAAGCTTTATTTGGTGCTGATGCAATTAATGTTTTGCGGATGCAGTTTGAGCGTGACAAAAAGGGAGCTTTCCCTAAGGCTTTGGAGTACTTTAAAACTTTTGGTATAACTGAGGAAAGATTAAAGAAGGCCAAGAAGGATATTGTAGTAATGCACCCAGGGCCAATTAATCGAGGCATTGAGATATCCAGCGAGGTTGCTGATGGGCCGAATTCAGTCATTTTAGACCAAGTGACTAATGGTATAGCTGTAAGAATGGCGGTTTTATTTTTAATATCTCAGGTAAAAGATGGGAAGTAA
- a CDS encoding endonuclease Q family protein, whose protein sequence is MKFVADFHIHSKYSRATSRDMEIPQLAKWAKLKGVDLLGTGDFTHHLWLQEVKKHLKPEGKTGLYSYEGIHFILSAEISSIFSQAGKTYRVHNVLLAPSFEIVEEINRMFASFGNIASDGRPILGMSCKKIAEEVFKISQEVMLIPAHIWTPWFSVFGSSSGFDNIEDAYGEYTDKITALETGLSSDPAMNWMISKLDKFSLISNSDSHSPSRIGREANIFDCELSYWEIKKVLEEKDKSKFLYTVEFFPEEGKYHYDGHRNCKVRWHPSQTKSHDGKCSVCGRAVTKGVLGRVNELADREEGFVPDNAIGYKSLVPLDEIIAETKGVKRGAKRVVEEYMRLVNSFGSEFNILVNIDQKELDSHFPEKIAEGIRKVRAKELNVLAGYDGEYGVIKIFGSEEEEKKEDQQLTLF, encoded by the coding sequence ATGAAATTCGTAGCCGATTTTCATATTCATTCCAAATATTCTCGGGCCACATCTCGAGATATGGAGATACCACAATTAGCAAAATGGGCTAAGCTAAAAGGGGTCGATCTTTTAGGGACCGGAGATTTTACTCATCATCTTTGGCTTCAAGAGGTAAAAAAACACCTAAAGCCAGAAGGTAAGACTGGTTTGTATAGCTATGAAGGGATTCATTTTATTCTTTCGGCCGAGATATCAAGTATTTTTTCTCAAGCTGGGAAAACTTACCGAGTGCACAATGTGCTTTTGGCTCCTTCCTTTGAAATAGTTGAAGAGATAAATCGTATGTTTGCCTCTTTCGGTAACATTGCTTCTGACGGCCGGCCGATTTTAGGAATGAGTTGTAAAAAAATAGCCGAGGAAGTATTTAAAATTTCCCAAGAGGTGATGCTGATTCCGGCCCATATCTGGACGCCTTGGTTTTCGGTTTTTGGCTCAAGTTCTGGGTTTGACAATATAGAAGATGCCTATGGTGAGTATACCGATAAAATTACGGCTTTGGAAACCGGTTTATCTAGTGATCCGGCGATGAACTGGATGATTTCAAAGCTTGATAAGTTTTCTTTGATTTCTAATTCCGACTCACATTCTCCTTCGCGGATTGGTCGTGAAGCCAATATTTTTGACTGCGAGCTTAGTTACTGGGAAATAAAAAAAGTCTTAGAAGAAAAAGATAAAAGTAAATTTCTCTATACGGTTGAATTTTTTCCAGAAGAGGGTAAGTATCATTATGACGGCCATCGCAACTGTAAAGTTAGATGGCATCCTAGCCAAACAAAAAGCCATGATGGTAAATGCAGTGTCTGTGGGCGAGCAGTCACCAAGGGCGTTTTAGGTAGGGTAAATGAACTAGCTGATCGAGAAGAAGGGTTTGTTCCTGACAATGCTATTGGTTATAAAAGTTTAGTTCCCCTAGATGAGATTATTGCTGAAACTAAAGGGGTTAAGCGCGGGGCAAAACGAGTAGTAGAGGAATACATGAGGTTGGTTAATAGCTTTGGTTCGGAGTTTAATATTTTAGTAAATATCGATCAAAAAGAATTAGATTCTCACTTTCCGGAAAAAATAGCCGAAGGGATTCGAAAGGTAAGAGCTAAGGAGCTTAATGTGCTTGCCGGCTATGACGGTGAGTATGGCGTGATTAAAATATTTGGCTCTGAGGAAGAAGAAAAAAAGGAAGACCAGCAGCTAACTTTGTTTTAG
- a CDS encoding TIGR00725 family protein: MNITVIGGHSCSKENYNFAYELGKLIAKEGWILISGGKEGVMEAVCRGAKEQGGLTVGILPGYDQKEANDYVDIKLPTGLGYARNVLVVRASDVVIAVSGEYGTLSEVGFALSEKKIVIGIDSWDIKGVIKVKTPQAAIAQVKKELDVK, encoded by the coding sequence ATGAACATAACAGTAATTGGCGGACACAGTTGTTCAAAGGAAAACTATAACTTTGCTTATGAACTAGGAAAACTCATAGCCAAGGAGGGTTGGATTTTAATCTCCGGAGGCAAGGAAGGGGTGATGGAGGCAGTCTGTCGAGGCGCAAAAGAGCAAGGTGGCTTAACTGTAGGCATTTTACCTGGTTATGATCAAAAAGAGGCTAATGATTATGTAGATATTAAATTGCCTACCGGCTTAGGCTATGCCAGAAATGTTTTGGTGGTGAGAGCTTCTGATGTGGTAATAGCAGTTTCCGGAGAGTATGGAACACTTTCAGAGGTCGGGTTTGCGCTTAGTGAAAAAAAGATAGTTATTGGCATAGACAGCTGGGATATAAAAGGAGTAATTAAGGTGAAAACACCCCAGGCGGCGATAGCCCAGGTAAAAAAGGAGCTAGATGTTAAATAA
- a CDS encoding SPFH/Band 7/PHB domain protein, whose translation MGIWKLVIVVTVVIFFLGIRIVRPTHRGLIERLGKYRRFAKFGFNWIIPIIEKMYIVNTTEQMVDAEPQEIITNDNLNATVDAQVYFKVKSNEESVKSSQYNVNLYQHQIVNLARTTLRNIIGTLTLKSANSERGKINSELHKTLREETTSWGIEIVRTELKQIDPPKDVQDTMNKVVKAENEKIAAVDYATAQETAADGEKRSQIKKAEGIRQARILQAQGEAEAIKLVNEAAEKYFIGNAQILRKLQTVENALENNAKVVIPTGTELVNVIGELAGVMPIKKKAQ comes from the coding sequence ATGGGAATATGGAAATTGGTCATTGTCGTAACCGTTGTGATATTCTTTCTGGGAATTAGAATTGTAAGACCAACGCATCGAGGCTTGATTGAAAGATTGGGTAAATACCGTCGTTTCGCTAAGTTTGGATTTAATTGGATTATCCCGATTATTGAAAAGATGTACATAGTAAATACCACCGAGCAAATGGTTGACGCGGAACCACAGGAAATAATTACCAATGATAATTTAAATGCTACTGTAGATGCCCAGGTTTATTTCAAAGTAAAATCTAACGAAGAAAGCGTAAAGAGTTCACAATATAACGTTAATCTTTATCAACATCAAATTGTAAATTTAGCAAGAACCACTTTAAGAAATATTATCGGCACTCTCACTTTAAAATCTGCCAATAGCGAAAGAGGGAAAATTAATTCAGAATTACACAAAACTCTTCGCGAAGAAACAACGAGCTGGGGAATTGAAATTGTCAGAACAGAATTAAAGCAAATAGACCCGCCTAAAGACGTACAAGATACAATGAACAAAGTAGTAAAGGCAGAAAATGAAAAAATAGCCGCTGTTGATTATGCCACCGCTCAAGAAACTGCTGCAGACGGCGAAAAAAGATCACAAATAAAAAAGGCTGAAGGAATCAGGCAAGCAAGAATTCTGCAGGCGCAAGGAGAAGCTGAAGCTATAAAATTAGTCAACGAAGCTGCAGAAAAATACTTCATAGGGAACGCTCAAATTTTAAGAAAACTTCAAACGGTTGAAAATGCTTTGGAAAATAACGCAAAAGTAGTAATTCCAACAGGCACTGAATTGGTTAATGTAATAGGTGAACTTGCTGGAGTAATGCCTATTAAGAAAAAAGCTCAATAA